The Leishmania panamensis strain MHOM/PA/94/PSC-1 chromosome 23 sequence DNA window ACCCGCTCTTCCTAATGTGTCTTTGCTTCTTGGGTCACTGGCCTATGTCTTTATCGTGCAATCTGAAGGAAAGGTGCTACCGCTGCGTTGGCTagcagaggaaagggagtGTGAAGAACAGAGGGCATGGAACAGTAAGGAGGTGAGATGATAAGCATGGTTGAGtaagagagagtgtgtgctGCAGTAGCCGCTGCCGCAATGGGCAGCAGCCTCTCAAAGGTGATCACCGCCACGACATcagcacatacacacataaGGCGCACTTCCTACTTCCTAGCCCCCTCACTGAAGCGTCGCTGCGGAAGTCGTAGCTTCGCGCACGACACACGACCGACACACTGTGCACTGCTGTATCTCTACCACCTGCATGGACCACGACAGTGTcgatgcggcagcagcgtcgggCTCCACAGGGGAGGAGCCAGACAGCGATGGAGACAGCGGAGACCGATATCCGTGAATCACGCACTCAGAGCACAACAGTAGCGGTTCCCCGAAGGCTGCCGGCAAAACCTCGGCATAGCTGAAGCGCAAGCCGCTGACGCCATTACGATTGCCTGCGTCTACGATAGCCATCATCTGCGGCTCCTCCCGCCTTTTACGTTgcatcacacgcacacacacacacgcacacacacacacgcacacatgtaTATAtgcgcagaagaagaagcagTAAGTTCGGAGCAACTTCCAGCGCCTCTCTCGGCACTGTTCGGCTGCCCCACATCAGGTGTAGCAGGACCGTCAGCAGCTCTTATCGCGCGATAGCGCGCAATGAATAGAAAGCAGCGATGCGATTCCAATGGTGCATGACGCGGCACAAGTTCAGCACGCAGGAGTGGTTCAAGTATGATGCCTCTGGGCCCATGCCAAAGCCAATGCAGTGGTCCTGTGAGTCCTAGACCCCAAGGCTGTTGCACTGAGCAACCTCGCACAGTCGCTGAAAGTACACCTCTGACACCTGCAGCACGTCGCTAGTGTCCTCTCCACGGTGCCCCGACAGCCGCGATGCTGCGcccacgccgccgtcgccaccacggGTGCCGAGACCAATGACTCTCTGCTGAAGCAaaagctgctgaagcgccgGTCGCACCCGCTTTGCGAAGGCACGGTAGTAGCGCTGGTATGtgttgcggtgctgcttTGAGCTGACGGACGGGTTTGTCTCCATCTGAGCAAAGGCCGCATACCACGGGGTTCGTGCATTAAGTTGCGGAAGAAGGCCGTCACCGGCACCACCTCTACTGggggcggagctgcgcggaGCTGGCGCCTCAGCGCTGCATTTGGTGCCCGGACCGCACGCAGGTCAGAAGTCGGAACATCACTGGAGCAATCCGGCTTCCCTACAGCCGCCGAGTCGTCTCTCCGCTCCGAGACTTCACGAGCGATGCGTCGCAGCTCAGTGTCGGTgtcgagcacctccaccgtACCTGCCAGACCTGCTTTGGCACGGAACTCCCCAATCGATCACAGCTCCTTGGGAATGACCACGGAGTCCACCGCCCTTGACGTAGAGGTTGCCACTCGCATGTCTGAAGATGCGCTGTTCTGTTCGGCCTGACAAGCCTCTGCCACAGATTACATGCGCACATTCCTCGTCCGAGGCGCTGGCTTTCGCTTCAACTTCTGTCAAAGCTGAACCACACTTGGCAGCAGAGGGCTGCCACTACAGGAGCTGTGGCatcatcagctgcagcagcgcagtgtgTCTGGTGCCCGGCACGGCGCATATGTGCCACCACAATGGCGCTGAAGAGAAGTGACTGGAACTCGAGCATTCGAGGTTCACCTGTCGACTGTGCCCAGTACAGCGCTTCATCGCCTGGCATCACAACAGTGCTGcaagcgccaccacagccccCGTCGCCGGCGCTTGCCGAGCAGCTGCCCACACCCATTGTGTAGTACTCAGCCATGAGCCAAGGGTACAAGCCACGCAGCAAGGCACATTCGCCGCCCTGCTCGTGCACGTCAAGATGAGCGCGCCAGCACGTCTTGGAGCAGTAGTACAGTATCCCACAGCTGGTGCAGCCAGACATGGCCGCCTCGCTACACTCCACTCTTGCCGCATACGACGAGGACGATGTTGGCACCTCCCACCCTTCGTGGCTCACCTCCGGCAGCCCTTGCCCAACGTGACGACAGCGCTGTAGTCACCGCTTGAAGAGGAGCTCCTCCCTCAGCGCAAGTCATTTTTCTAGTAAACGCTTCTCTAGCTTTACCACGCCATCCTTGCGGGTCTCAGAAAACTTCGACAGCTTCTTTAGCTTGCGGAAGGCCGCTGTGGCAGTTGGGGaggcctcgtcgtcgtcactagacccgtcgtcgccgctctTGCCCTCTCTGTTAGCGTCACCAACCCCAGTGGCTCGCCTTTCAGTGACCCTGATACTTCGGTCAAGTTCCTCTTGTTCTTGAGTTATGGTCATTGCCAGCTCCGCTAGACCGCCACAGTTGCACAGCCACCGGTCCACAGGGATCTCTTGAAAGCGCACGGAGCATCAGGTTGGCATGGTGGTGTACCAGCGAGAGGTGGATGTCAACAGCATCGCGCCCTGCACATTGTCATCGTCTTTCAGACGCGTGAGTATAGTGCAATGCAGATGTGAGTTCGTCCGCTGGCAATACCTTGGCTGGGCCGCCTGTACgattgccgccgccacgcccTCTTGTCTTCTTCGCAGTCCTGCCGCTCCGGTTCGCATTTGAGGCAGCCGTTGCCGCATTGGGTTTCGTGGTGGCGTTTGAGGAAAGATAGAGGTCGATGGGGCAGTAGCTTGGGTTCATGACGAGCCATACGGCGCCGCGGTGAGCACGAGTTCACcgggagagaggtggcgtCCTGCCACAGCGTGCCAACTCGCCTCCTGTTTCGAGCTGTAGTTGAGTATAACACTGCGCTCCATACAGGCCGGCGACAGCAtagcgggggaggggggagccgGCGCTGCCATCTGTGCTCATGCTGATATCCACGTATACGAAttgggggagaagaaaaaaaagggagacggagaggacTGCAACGAGCAGCTACTGTCCATGTGTAGGGAGTGGGGCTGTCGGACGGTGAGAGCCTGCGTGCAGTGACGTGCAACAAGGTTCACGGCAAGGCAGTTTCGTAGAGTGCTACGTGTGCTTACGCTGGAAGACACTGCCACACGCGGAATGCACATATGCACCTCAGCAAGAGCTTCAACGTGCACgaaagagaacagagaaaggagatGAGAATTGTGGAGAGAAGCATCTGGAGATACTCATAAAGTGGAGTGACAGAATGGCGTCGCGCAGTGCTCCTTAGGCCCCGTACAGCTAGAAAGATGCGGCAGGGACTGCCCCCGCCGTACTTGTGTATACTcgtaagagagagggccaACAAAACCGAGTCGTTACCCCGCACACGATCACGCGCACGCCAGCTGAGTCACCAAAAGAGCGCCAACGCACGCCACCTCGAGAATTCGTGAGAGCACGCTGGCAGGTATGCCACATACAACACAGGTGGAAGGGAAGTGAGGTGCATGGGCCTCCTTCCACTTCGACTCGCTCCATCTTTTCGCTTTTccgcaccccaccaccactactgtggaaaaaaaaaaaatcaagCGTGCAAGCGAGTGCACCATCACGGAGCGTCAGACCAACTAGGCCAAAACAATATCGACTGCAGCACGAATATAGCAAAGGTGGGCTATAAGACTGTCGCGAGCCGGATTGACTTCACTCGTTTCATGTTTTACGTCGCCTCTAACTCctccggcaccgccacctcagACGCTCTTTCATTTGTCTTTagccgctcctccagctccatcAGCCGCAAGGCGTCCCTGCTAGGTCGTTCAAAGGCTGAGTGCGTTAACCGAAATACGCGCTCCTCATACTCGCGTTTCTCCATGTTCTCGGACTTGTGCTTCAGCACGTGAGCTGGCAAGTCATGTGTGTCAGCCAGCCTGTACGCGTACAATTTGCTGCGAGGCGAGGTGTCCATCGCACGCAAGAGGTTCAGCAGGTGTTGCGGGTCGGCATGCCAGAACGGCCGGCCCGTCTCGTAGTAGTATGTGATGGACATGCCAAACATAATGCACGGAATGGTGAGCATTGCAGTGTAGCGTATGTAGTGGCGGCGGAACTCGTCGGGGTGGTAGCGGTACTCGCGGTGAATCCGCTCATCCATGCTGTCACGATCTCGCTTCGACATGGCATCCTCGCTCCACgagtcgcgcagctgctgtgcaccccagggcgccttcttcttgatCTTCAGGTTGCTACGTGGCCCATGCTTACTTTTGCAGACCGAGGCGACTGAAGGCCTCTGGCGGCTAGAGCTTGGGTCAGGCTGGTGATCAGCGCCGCGCGTGCCTCTCGCCATCGTCGCTGTGGGTGCAaaagcggcggcagaggaagggatgcccaccgctgcactgccaGACACTTTGAGCGGCAACTGTGCGGACTGTACTGACGAGCAGGGGGAAGACGAAGGTACCTGGTGTTGTTTCAAATCTGCTGCACCGTCACAGGTGGAGGTGATCTCTTctggagatggcggcgcagaTCGCGATGACGCGGCACGCACGAGGCATCTTACCGCACCTGCGGAGGTCGGCGATCCAGTGCCACCACGCCCGCCAAAGTCCTGGAGCTGACTCAGCGGAGGCACAAGACCGAAGAGTCGCAATGGGGTAGAC harbors:
- a CDS encoding hypothetical protein (TriTrypDB/GeneDB-style sysID: LpmP.23.0940) produces the protein METNPSVSSKQHRNTYQRYYRAFAKRVRPALQQLLLQQRVIGLGTRGGDGGVGAASRLSGHRGEDTSDVLQVSEVYFQRLCEVAQCNSLGV
- a CDS encoding hypothetical protein (TriTrypDB/GeneDB-style sysID: LpmP.23.0950), whose translation is MARGTRGADHQPDPSSSRQRPSVASVCKSKHGPRSNLKIKKKAPWGAQQLRDSWSEDAMSKRDRDSMDERIHREYRYHPDEFRRHYIRYTAMLTIPCIMFGMSITYYYETGRPFWHADPQHLLNLLRAMDTSPRSKLYAYRLADTHDLPAHVLKHKSENMEKREYEERVFRLTHSAFERPSRDALRLMELEERLKTNERASEVAVPEELEAT